In Cuculus canorus isolate bCucCan1 chromosome 27, bCucCan1.pri, whole genome shotgun sequence, the following proteins share a genomic window:
- the SIN3B gene encoding paired amphipathic helix protein Sin3b: protein MAAGGGGGRGGSAPRWSGRAAAQEKLPVHVEDALSYLDQVKIRFGSDPATYNGFLEIMKEFKSQSIDTPGVIRRVSQLFHEHPDLIVGFNAFLPLGYRIEIPKNGKLSIQSPLNSQVPSEPVPSALPGSGLLVHYSQENSHNHSDCSEEFRQQLPYKEDKSQIPLESDSVEFNNAISYVNKIKTRFLDHPEIYRSFLEILHTYQKEQLNTKGRPFRGMSEEEVFTEVANLFRGQEDLLSEFGQFLPEAKRSLFTGNGPCEVNSVQKTEHEKNLEHSKKRSRPLLLRPVSGPAKKKMKLRGTKDLSVATVGKYGTLQEFSFFDKVRRVLKSQEVYENFLRCIALFNQELVSGSELLQLVTPFLGKFPELFAQFKSFLGVKELSFASPLSDRSGDGMSREIDYASCKRIGSSYRALPKTYQQPKCSGRTAICKEVLNDTWVSFPSWSEDSTFVSSKKTPYEEQLHRCEDERFELDVVLETNLATIRVLESVQKKLSRLSQEDQEKFRLDDCLGGTSEVIQRRAIYRIYGDKAPEIIESLKKNPVTAVPVVLKRLKAKEEEWREAQQGFNKIWREQYEKAYLKSLDHQAVNFKQNDTKALRSKSLLNEIESVYDEHQEQHSEGRSSSTNEPHLIFIYEDKQILEDAASLISYYVKRQPTIQKEDQATIRQIVHHFIPELFFSQPPEHSISEESTDEDRENHQGQNLDTPELRKKHVPGPPSSPLEAKATFCDVTAAEPHNTLDDVYSLFFVNNNWYFFLRLHQTLCSRLLKIYRQAQKQLLEYRTEKEREKLLCEGRKERTNDPAMELRLKQPSEVELEEYYPAFLDMVRSLLDGNIDPTQYEDTLREMFTIHAYIGFTMDKLVQNIVRQLHHLVSDDICLKVVELYLNERKRGAAGGNLSSRCVRAAKETSYQWKAERCMADENCFKVMFLQRKGQVIMTIELLDTEETQTEDPVEVQHLANYMEQYVGVEGAPNNQNDGFLLKPVFLQRNLKKFRKWQCKQVRALRSEVKSSWKRLIGVESACNVDCRFKLNTHKMMFIMNSEDYMYRRGALCRAKQVQPMVLLKHHQQFEEWHNRWLEENVTMEAIDVVQDWLMGDEDEEMVPCKTTCETVNVHGVPVNRYRVQYSRRPASP from the exons AtggcggcggggggcggcggcggccgggGGGGCAGCGCCCCGCGCTGGAGTGGCCGGGCTGCGGCGCAGGAGAAGCTGCCGGTGCAC GTGGAGGATGCACTTTCCTACCTGGACCAGGTGAAGATTCGCTTCGGCAGCGACCCTGCCACCTACAACGGTTTCCTGGAGATCATGAAGGAGTTCAAGAGCCAGAG CATTGACACACCAGGAGTAATCCGACGTGTTTCACAGCTTTTCCATGAGCATCCCGACCTCATTGTAGGATTCAATGCTTTCCTCCCTCTGGGCTACAGGATAGAAATCCCAAAGAACGGGAAGCTGAGTATACAGTCACCTCTGAATAGTCAG GTGCCCTCGGAGCCGGTTCCCAGCGCACTTCCTGGCAGTGGGCTGCTGGTCCATTACTCCCAGGAGAACTCACACAATCACAGCGACTGCTCCGAGGAGTTTAGGCAACAGCTTCCGTACAAAGAAGATAAATCCCAAATTCCTTTGGAGTCTGATTCTGTAGAGTTCAACAATGCTATTAGTTATGTCAACAAGATCAAAACACGTTTTCTTGACCATCCAGAAATCTACAGATCCTTTTTAGAAATCCTTCATACCTACCAG AAAGAGCAGCTGAACACGAAAGGCCGGCCCTTCCGAGGCATGTCGGAGGAGGAGGTGTTCACTGAAGTGGCAAATCTGTTCCGGGGACAGGAAGATCTGCTTTCTGAGTTTGGACAGTTCCTCCCAGAGGCTAAAAGGTCTTTG TTCACAGGAAATGGACCATGTGAAGTGAACAGCGTCCAAAAGACCGAGCATGAGAAGAATCTGGAACACAGCAAAAAGCGATCCAGACCACTGCTGCTGCGCCCCGTTTCCGGCCCAGCAAAG aagaaaatgaaactgcGAGGAACCAAAGATCTGTCTGTAGCAACAGTGGGAAAATATGGAACACTGCAAGAGTTTTCCTTCTTCGACAAG GTGCGCAGGGTGCTGAAGAGCCAGGAAGTCTATGAAAATTTTCTGCGTTGCATTGCTCTCTTCAACCAGGAGCTGGTTTCTGGCTCTGAGTTGCTCCAGCTCGTTACACCGTTTTTAGG GAAATTCCCAGAACTCTTTGCACAGTTCAAGTCCTTTCTTGGCGTGAAGGAGCTTTCGTTTGCTTCTCCACTGAGCGACCGATCTGGGGATGGAATGAGTCGGGAGATTGATTATGCTTCCTGCAAACGCATAGGATCAAGTTACCGGGCTCTCCCCAAAACCTATCAGCAGCCGAAGTGCAGTGGAAGAACAGCCATTTGCAAGGAG GTGTTAAATGATACCTGGGTTTCATTTCCATCCTGGTCTGAAGACTCTACTTTTGTCAGCTCCAAGAAGACtccttatgaggagcagttgCACCGCTGTGAAGACGAGCGGTTTGAG CTGGATGTTGTCTTGGAGACCAATTTAGCCACAATCCGTGTGCTGGAGAGCGTGCAGAAAAAACTGTCACGACTGTCACAGGAGGATCAGGAGAAATTTCGGCTGGATGATTGCTTGGGAGGAACGTCAGAAGTGATCCAGCGCAGGGCCATCTATCGCATCTACGGTGATAAAGCGCCAGAGATCATCGAGAGTCTTAAGAAAAACCCTGTTACTGCAGTTCCTGTTGTTCTGAAGAG ATTGAAAGCAAAAGAGGAGGAGTGGCGGGAGGCCCAGCAGGGCTTCAACAAGATCTGGCGGGAGCAGTACGAGAAAGCCTACCTGAAGTCCCTTGACCACCAGGCTGTCAACTTCAAACAAAACGACACCAAAGCTCTGCGCTCCAAGAGCCTTCTGAACGAGATCGAGAGCGTCTACGATGAG CATCAGGAGCAGCATTCAGAGGGGAGAAGTTCGTCCACAAACGAGCCTCATCTTATCTTTATCTATGAAGATAAGCAGATTTTGGAAGATGCAGCGTCTCTTATCAGCTATTACGTGAAAAGGCAGCCTACTATCCAAAAGGAGGATCAAGCCACCATTCGGCAGATCGTGCATCACTTCATCCCTGAGCTGTTTTTCTCTCAGCCCCCCGagcacagcatttctgaagaaTCGACAGATGAGGACAGAGAAAACCACCAGGGGCAGAACCTCGATACTCCTGAACTACGGAAAAAACACGTGCCTGGGCCTCCGAGCAGTCCTTTGGAGGCGAAAGCAACCTTCTGTGACGTTACAGCTGCTGAGCCCCACAACACTCTGGATGACGTTTACAGTCTGTTCTTTGTCAATAATAACTGGTATTTCTTCCTCCGCCTGCACCAGACTCTGTGCTCGAGGCTTCTAAAGATTTATCGCCAAGCTCAGAAGCAGCTTCTAGAATATCGgactgaaaaagagagagagaaactgctttgtgagggaagaaaagaaagaaccaaCGATCCAGCCATGGAACTGAGACTGAAGCAACCAA gtgaggtggaactggaggagTACTACCCCGCGTTCCTGGATATGGTGAGGAGCCTGCTGGATGGGAATATCGACCCGACACAGTATGAGGACACACTGAGGGAGATGTTCACCATCCACGCCTATATCGGCTTTACTATGGACAAGCTGGTGCAGAACATTGTCCGCCAG CTTCACCATCTCGTGAGCGACGACATCTGCTTGAAGGTTGTCGAGCTCTACTTGAATGAGCGGAAGCgaggtgctgctggagggaaCTTGTCCTCAAGGTGTGTCCGGGCAGCAAAGGAGACCAGCTACCAGTGGAAGGCTGAGCGTTGCATGGCAGATGAGAACTGTTTCAAG GTGATGTTTCTCCAGCGGAAGGGGCAGGTGATCATGACCATTGAGCTTCTGGACACGGAAGAAACCCAGACAGAAGATCCTGTGGAGGTCCAG CACCTGGCGAACTACATGGAGCAGTACGTTGGGGTAGAGGGAGCTCCGAACAACCAGAATGATGGCTTCTTACTGAAACCGGTCTTTCTGCAGAG AAACCTAAAAAAGTTTCGCAAGTGGCAGTGTAAGCAAGTGAGGGCTCTGCGCAGCGAAGTGAAGAGCTCCTGGAAGAGGCTGATCGGGGTGGAAAGTGCCTGCAATGTGGACTGCCGGTTCAAGCTCAACACCCACAAGATGATGTTCATCATGAACTCGGAGGATTATATGTACCGGCGGGGAGCGCTCTGCCGAGCCAAGCAG GTGCAGCCAATGGTGCTGCTGAAGCACCACCAGCAGTTTGAGGAGTGGCACAACAGGTGGCTCGAAGAGAATGTAACCATGGAGGCCATTGATGTAGTTCAAGACTGGTTAATGGGAGATGAAGACGAGGAGATGGTGCCCTGTAAAACCACCTGTGAGACGGTGAACGTCCACGGGGTCCCCGTGAACAGATACAGAGTTCAGTACAGTCGCCGTCCAGCTTCACCCTGA
- the F2RL3 gene encoding proteinase-activated receptor 4, with protein sequence MNQIQTASNPTTFVISRNILEQEGGPNESLQPSCSSDDEVRPQLTVDEDLHAPPCPVFGAGAEALHGQRILVHVVTAGTARCFRELRTNRRKCVGRVTNTAFLTGLPTEQSTAGFCTGMGTLGIRRLPCRLVLGCAFWGLCLGSPDYDDYSQNSTYEQVTTPEITPCPRAIPGEKATINNVTYLLIHEAIHSQLGSVVTVRLIPCLYTLVFLVGLPSNGLALWVLATRAEKLTSTVFLMNLAVADLLLILVLPFKIFYYFLGNNWPFGEGLCRLTTAFFYGNMYCSVLLLTCISVDRYLAVVHPFFSRSFRTPAFAACTCSAIWLCAAALTLPLTLQQQSYPLYRADITLCHDVLPRHEDDGYYFYYFICLIACAFLVPLVVMLFSYCSVLHTLLDSGKRYSYSVKLTALVLFTLVAFYTPSNVLLLVHYSSYNSKLYGNLYISYMVSLAISTFNSCADPFVYYYVSEDFRDKVRRRFFSHRKQTTTSLKTSKETLPQKSSKESLV encoded by the exons ATGAACCAAATTCAAACTGCATCAAATCCAACCACATTTGTTATTTCCAGGAATATTCTGGAGCAGGAAGGAGGCCCAAATGAGTCACTCCAACCATCATGTAGCTCTGATGATGAAGTACGGCCCCAATTGACTGTGGATGAGGATCTGCACGCCCCTCCCTGTCCTGTGTTTGGTGCTGGAGCTGAGGCTCTGCATGGGCAACGCATTCTCGTGCATGTCGTGACAGCAGGGACAGCCCGGTGCTTCCGAGAGTTAAGGACTAACAGAAGGAAATGCGTAGGCAGGGTGACTAACACTGCCTTTCTCACCGGGCTCCCAACAGAGCAGAGCACCGCTGGATTCTGCACCGGGATGGGGACCCTCGGGATCCGGCGGCTGCCGTGCAGGCTTGTGCTGGGCTGCGCCTTCTGGGGCCTCTGCCTGGGCTCTCCAGACTACGATG ATTACTCCCAGAACAGCACCTATGAGCAGGTGACGACGCCAGAGATCACACCGTGTCCCCGAGCCATCCCTGGGGAAAAGGCGACCATAAACAACGTCACATACCTGCTGATACATGAGGCCATTCATTCTCAGCTGGGCAGCGTGGTCACCGTGCGGCTCATCCCCTGCCTCTACACCCTCGTCTTCCTGGTGGGGCTGCCTTCCAACGGGCTGGCCCTGTGGGTCCTGGCCACCAGGGCTGAAAAGCTGACCTCCACGGTCTTCCTGATGAACCTGGCCGTAGCAGACCTGCTGCTCATCCTGGTGCTGCCCTTCAAGATTTTCTACTACTTCCTGGGTAACAACTGGCCTTTTGGGGAAGGCCTGTGCCGGCTCACTACAGCTTTCTTCTACGGGAACATGTACTGCTCGGTGCTGCTGCTCACCTGCATCAGTGTCGACCGGTACCTGGCTGTGGTGCACCCTTTCTTTTCCCGCTCGTTCCGCACCCCTGCCTTCGCTGCCTGCACCTGCAGTGCCATCTGGCTCTGCGCTGCCGCCCTCACCCTGCCCctcaccctgcagcagcagtcGTATCCCCTCTACCGAGCAGACATCACTCTCTGCCACGACGTTCTCCCCAGGCATGAGGATGACGGGTATTACTTCTACTACTTCATCTGCCTGATCGCCTGCGCTTTCCTTGTTCCTCTAGTGGTGATGCTCTTCAGCTACTGCTCAGTCCTGCACACCCTCCTGGACAGCGGGAAGCGGTATTCCTACTCTGTGAAGCTAACAGCTCTCGTGCTGTTCACGCTTGTGGCCTTCTACACACCCAGCAATGTTCTCCTCCTTGTCCATTACTCCAGCTACAACTCCAAGCTGTACGGCAACCTGTACATCAGCTACATGGTGAGCCTGGCCATCAGCACCTTCAACAGCTGCGCCGATCCCTTTGTCTACTACTATGTTTCAGAAGATTTTCGGGATAAGGTGAGGAGGAGATTCTTCAGTCACAGGAAACAAACCACCACATCCTTAAAAACGTCCAAGGAAACCCTCCCTCAGAAAAGCTCCAAGGAGTCTCTGGTGTAA